A single Muntiacus reevesi chromosome 9, mMunRee1.1, whole genome shotgun sequence DNA region contains:
- the LOC136175228 gene encoding olfactory receptor 52B4-like has product MTALNYTGVSYTVFHLLGVPGFEDQHVWISIPFFISYVTALLGNSLLTFIIVTKCSLQEPMYLFLCMLAGADIVLSTCIVPQALAIFWFHAGEISLDRCITQVFFLSATFLYESGILLVMAFDRYIAICHPLRYNTVLTCTLIGKIGVTLLLRSCCTIFPVIFLLKRLTFCKSNILPNTACKHIVLARLSCDDIRVNIWYGFFVLMSTLVIDVVLIFISYVLILRAVFYIPSQDARHKALNTCGSHVCVIILFYVPGIFSGLAQRFGHHISPHIHELLANVCILAPPLLNPIIYGIKTKPIRDQVIYVFFTRQK; this is encoded by the coding sequence ATGACTGCCTTAAACTACACTGGTGTCAGTTACACAGTCTTCCACTTGCTGGGCGTCCCTGGCTTTGAGGACCAGCACGTGTGGATCTCCATCCCCTTCTTCATTTCCTATGTCACCGCCCTGCTTGGGAACAGCCTGCTCACCTTCATTATTGTCACAAAGTGCAGCCTCCAGGAACCCATGTACCTCTTCCTCTGCATGCTGGCTGGAGCAGACATTGTCCTCTCCACGTGCATAGTCCCTCAGGCCTTGGCTATCTTCTGGTTCCATGCTGGGGAAATCTCTCTTGATCGTTGCATTACTCAGGTATTCTTCCTCTCTGCCACTTTCCTCTATGAGTCAGGGATCTTGTTGGTGATGGCATTTGACCGCTATATTGCCATTTGCCATCCCCTGAGATATAACACTGTTCTTACATGTACACTGATTGGGAAAATTGGTGTCACCTTACTTCTGAGAAGTTGTTGTACAATTTTCCCcgtgatatttctcctgaaaagACTGACTTTCTGCAAAAGTAACATCCTCCCAAACACTGCTTGTAAGCACATTGTCTTGGCCCGTCTTTCCTGTGATGACATACGAGTAAACATCTGGTATGGGTTTTTTGTCCTGATGTCAACCTTGGTCATAGATGTTgtgctcatttttatttcttatgtgcTGATTCTCCGTGCTGTCTTCTACATCCCTTCCCAAGATGCTCGTCACAAAGCTCTCAACACATGTGGCTCCCATGTCTGTGTCATCATCCTCTTCTATGTACCTGGCATCTTCTCAGGTCTTGCTCAGCGATTTGGACATCACATCTCACCCCATATCCATGAACTGCTGGCCAATGTCTGTATTCTGGCTCCACCCCTGCTGAACCCCATCATTTATGGTATCAAGACTAAACCAATCAGGGACCAGGTGATTTATGTGTTCTTTACAAGGCAGAAATGA